In Oncorhynchus gorbuscha isolate QuinsamMale2020 ecotype Even-year linkage group LG02, OgorEven_v1.0, whole genome shotgun sequence, a single genomic region encodes these proteins:
- the LOC123994500 gene encoding spectrin beta chain, non-erythrocytic 4-like gives MGSPGYLPQNQSSGGMGSPGYLPQNQSSGGIGSSGYLPQNQSSGGMGSSGYLAQNQNSVGIGSSGYLGKNQSSGGMGSTGYLAQHQGSGSMGSSGYLAQSVGGMGSSSYLPQSGGVMDPKMAYAWQHLKADCMQPRINHMHKAVNPLLEASRAQREQFGDIPMVDMIGPESGLDLLHGRLQRDPRGSRSDPQMDHLRREREYKLGRQTSSEQEIQARLNELPMIVRQERYRRRLERQSSSEQEGSGKARTPRQDDSSDMESAKEGSDKRSIEKRATTMAEIVEQAQEREAAQARGEMYRPTSSLSAPVTYERPRARDRPKPRRRPRPKEPEEKRRSRSAPAQSPAQLLPPSHTAHNEGFLYRKHDFEGHQKSPSSKSWVNLYCVLTKGGITFYKDAKSTTTPYNEETPLDLSVCICDSTIGYKKKKNVFVIKKNDGNDYIFHAKDEEDLKAWVTNITTSITEHEEIAKWDKPTTSSTDPDRSERKEKSEGDADARSERSEMGGEVEEEERSEKERSEKGGEVEEEERSEKERSEKERSEKGEGSKKTGEGSEKADTSERGERAEGGAEGSSTSGKSK, from the exons ATGGGTAgtccaggctacctgcctcaaaATCAAAGTAGTGGGGGTATGGGTAgtccaggctacctgccgcaaaATCAAAGTAGTGGGGGTATAGGTAGTTCAGGCTACTTGCCGCAAAATCAAAGTAGTGGTGGTATGGGTAGCTCAGGCTACCTTGCACAAAATCAAAACAGTGTTGGGATTGGTAGCTCAGGCTACCTTGGGAAAAATCAAAGTAGTGGGGGTATGGGAAGTACTGGCTACCTTGCACAACACCAAGGTAGTGGGAGTATGGGTAGTTCAGGCTACCTTGCGCAAAGTGTTGGGGGTATGGGTAGTTCTAGCTATCTGCCTCAAAGTGGTGGGGTCATGGACCCCAAAATGGCATATGCGTGGCAGCATCTGAAAGCTGACTGCATGCAGCCCAGGATCAACCACATGCACAAAGCTGTCAACCCCCTCCTGGAGGCCAGCAGGGCGCAGAGGGAACAGTTTGGGGATATCCCCATGGTGGACATGATCGGGCCAGAGTCTGGCCTGGATCTCCTCCACGGCAGGCTCCAGAGGGACCCTCGCGGCAGCCGCTCCGACCCCCAGATGGACCACCTGCGGCGGGAGAGGGAGTACAAGCTGGGTCGGCAGACCTCCAGCGAACAGGAGATTCAGGCGCGGCTCAACGAGCTGCCAATGATCGTGCGTCAGGAGCGCTATAGGCGACGCCTGGAGAGGCAGTCGTCCAGCGAGCAGGAGGGCAGTGGGAAGGCGAGGACACCGAGGCAGGATGACTCCAGCGACATGGAGTCAGCCAAGGAAGGCTCCGACAAGCGCTCAAT agagaagagagccaCCACCATGGCTGAGATTGTGGAGCAGGCccaggagagagaggcagcacAA GCTCGAGGGGAGATGTACCGCCCAACCAGCAGCCTCTCAGCACCCGTGACCTACGAGCGCCCGCGAGCCAGAGACCGCCCCAAACCCCGCAGGAGACCCCGCCCCAAAGAGCCTGAGGAGAAGCGACGCTCTCGCTCGGCTCCGGCCCAGAGCCCGGCACAACTTCTGCCACCCTCACACACTGCCCATAATGAAGGCTTCCTGTACCGCAAACACGACTTTGAGGGGCACCAGAAGAGTCCCAGCAG TAAGTCCTGGGTGAATTTGTATTGCGTGTTGACAAAGGGAGGGATCACTTTCTACAAGGACGCCAAGAGCACCACCACACCGTACAATGAAGAAACCCCACTCGACCTGAGCGTCTGTATATGTGATAGCACCATAGGAtacaagaagaagaaaaatgtCTTCGTTATCAA GAAAAATGATGGCAATGACTATATTTTCCATGCAAAGGATGAG GAGGACCTGAAGGCTTGGGTCACTAACATCACCACCAGTATAACTGAACATGAGGAGATCGCCAAGTGGGACAAGCCCACCACCTCGTCCACAGATCCCGACCGCtcggagaggaaggagaagtcaGAGGGCGACGCAGACGCCAGGTCAGAGAGGtctgagatgggaggagaggtggaggaggaggagaggtcagagaaagagaggtctgagaagggaggagaggtggaggaggaggagaggtcagagaaagagaggtcagagaaagagaggtcagagaagggagaggggtcCAAGAAGACGGGAGAAGGCTCAGAGAAAGCAGACACGtcggagaggggtgagagggcagaggggggggcagagggcTCCAGCACATCAGGGAAGAGCAAATGA